In one window of Leptospira sp. WS92.C1 DNA:
- a CDS encoding ThiF family adenylyltransferase — MLTPPEISRYSRNILLDEVKRKGQETLKSSCVTVIGAGGLGSPVLYYLAAAGVGKITVLDSDTIDTTNLQRQILFKHSEIGLSKATLAKQRIQELNPFIEIESVSIRLNEENADLFLKDNDLVLEGSDNFETKFLTNDICCKLGVPLLIAGILRFDGSVLGVRPGIDPCYRCIYETLPPSNAIPSCSEAGVIGGMAGIIGSIQATEAVKFLLGLVTKDSPGVFGSILQLDAKSMDFHKVSLLRRSDCKSCSHLQYE; from the coding sequence TTGTTGACGCCACCGGAAATCAGCCGGTATTCCCGGAACATTCTTCTGGATGAAGTAAAACGCAAGGGTCAGGAAACTCTCAAGTCCTCTTGTGTTACCGTGATCGGAGCCGGGGGACTTGGATCTCCCGTTTTATACTATCTGGCAGCCGCCGGTGTCGGAAAGATTACCGTTCTTGATTCCGATACGATCGATACCACCAATCTCCAAAGACAGATTCTTTTTAAACATTCCGAGATCGGTCTTTCCAAAGCCACATTAGCAAAACAAAGAATTCAAGAATTGAATCCGTTTATCGAAATTGAGTCCGTTTCGATTCGTCTGAATGAGGAGAATGCGGATCTTTTTTTAAAGGACAACGATCTTGTTTTGGAAGGTTCGGATAACTTTGAAACCAAGTTTTTGACGAATGATATTTGTTGTAAGCTCGGCGTTCCTCTTTTGATCGCGGGCATTCTTCGCTTTGACGGATCGGTTCTCGGTGTTCGTCCCGGTATCGATCCTTGTTATCGTTGTATTTATGAAACGCTTCCTCCTTCCAATGCGATCCCGAGTTGTTCGGAAGCGGGTGTGATCGGCGGTATGGCCGGAATTATCGGAAGCATTCAGGCGACGGAAGCGGTTAAATTTCTGCTCGGACTTGTGACAAAAGATTCTCCTGGAGTGTTCGGATCCATTCTTCAACTGGACGCGAAGTCCATGGACTTTCATAAAGTATCTCTTTTGAGACGATCGGACTGTAAGTCCTGTTCCCATTTGCAATATGAGTAA